The nucleotide sequence AGTTGAATCATACTCATTTCCATCTTATTCATCAGAATTAACCGCCTCAAATTAGTGAAGCAATTTATTCTAGTAATGCTTTTTAAATTTTAATTTTTTAGTGTTACTTTTTTTAAGGGCGTGATATGTTTTTGAAGAAGGAATAATGTAAGGAAATCTTATGCCTAATTCAACATTGCCTTCATCATTAAGAAAAACCTCCTCTTCTGTTGCTGGTTCTCCACTTCCTTTTTATTATCGATTCATCTCGAGTGCAATTAGAGAAATCTACTTTTCCAAAATTTCACTTATTTACCCTAGTAGATCTCAAGCTGAAAATACACATCCAAAGTTAATTCTATGTAGTCATCGGAACAGTGCATTTGATGGTTATGTGGCATTAAAAGCATTTCCCGAAGCTCAAGCTTTAGCATCAATACAATTATTAAATAGTCGGTTAATGAGACTATTTTTTACGGGTATTCCGGTAGTTAGAAAAAAAGATAGACAGCGTTTGGGTATAAATACAAATACTTTTTCAAGTCCTTCAGAGGCCGCGATTGCACATATAAAAGCAGGTGGAGATTTACTTTTATTTCCAGAAGGTAGTAGTGAGTGGGGTTTTCAGCCATTACCCTATCAAAGAGGGGCTGCCAGAATTATCAGAACATTAATCAGTGAGGGAGTGGTATTTGATATTATTCCTATGGGATTATTTTATATAGCCCCCGATAAATTCAGTTCAAACGTTGAGGTTTATATTGGTGAGACCATAAGTATAACATCACAACAAAACAATTTATCGATTAGGGAATGGGAGCAAAATATTCATAATGAGATTTCTATTTCATTAAATAAAGTTTCTGTTAACTGTCCTACCGTTGATATTTTTGAAAAAGCATCAAAGCATGCTTTTATTAAAAATAAAGAGGGATATTCTTACTCAGGATCCTTTATAGAATATCAAAATAACCCATATCAAGCCGATCAAGATAATCAAAATATAGAGAAATCTTCTATTTTAACTTGGCGTTATATTTCATTTTTATTTATGTATATTTTATTTCCAATATTACTATCATCACTTATTGCGTCTCATTTTGCTGATGCTCGTAATACCATTAGCTTTTTCAAAATATTAGGTGGTGCAATAGCAACTGCAATTTGGACTCCCATCTTAGTCATGCTCCTATTCTATTTCCCCATATTTATTGATATAAGTTTAGCCAGTGCACTATTCGGTTTTATCTTAATAAGGAAGAAAGGCGCTCAAATATGTTAACTACAAAAGCCAGGATGCTTTTTAACCATTTATTTTCTCTACAATTATTTATTATTTGGGCTTTGGGAACTTATGGAAGTTGGTTAACTAATGCGACAGAAATGTTGTTCCCCATATTTTTAGGCTTCTTTTTATGGGTATTGCTCATTTTTATTGGATACAAAACACAAAAAGCAACCTCTCATTCTAGATTCTATTGGTTTGGTTTATTACAACTAATTGTTTGTTGGACTATTTTCCCTCTATTTAAATCGATTCGCTATGGTTTATACCAATGGAGTTTTGATGATATTTTATATAATCTAGACAAATTCCTATGGTTTGGAAAAAGTTTGCCCGAATGGGCAATTTCTTTACAGTCTGGCTGGCTAAGTGAATTTCTTTCTTTTTGCTATTTTAGTTTCTACTTTTTGATTATTGGTAGTGCCCTTTTCTTCTTTTTTAGCCGAAATAATACACTGGCTAAAAACTATTTTTTCGGCTTAATGCTAATGTATTTTTGGGGCTTTATTGGTTACTTCTCTATCCCTGCAGCAGGTCCTTACTCTGCTTTTCCTTCTGACTTTAACTATCCAGTTTACCCTGGTGCAATGACATTATTTCTAACTGATCTTGTTGACAAAGGGATTACAGGAATGGATGTTTTTCCTTCATTGCATACAGGGATCACGCTTTATATTGTTGGTTTTTTCTATTTTTCAGGTTATCGAAAAATAGCGTATTGTTTATCTCCTATCTTAATAGGACTTATTTTGGCAACTGTCTATTTACATTACCACTACGGCATTGATGTTGTTGTCGGTACATTACTTGCATTATTAGTGCTTTACATCACTTGTAAAAATAATAAGGTCGAATATGGAACTCATTTATAAAATTAACGAGCCTATTGCTTCTGAAGTATCTATTAGTGGAGGTAAAGGCGCGAGTTTAGCAAAAACAATTCAGTCACTGCCTGTTCCTGATGGTTTAATTCTATCTTGCCAAGCTTATCAGTTATTTATCACGCCATTACTATCTGAAATTAATTGCTTATTATCAGAAAAAAAACAAGAAATTGAAGCCGTTAGTAAAAATATTCGCCATTTAATTTTACAAGCATCTATGCCAGAGGACTTAATTCATTCTTTAAGTTCAAGATTAAATGAGCTCCAATTAAATAATACCGCTTTGGCCGTAAGATCTTCAGGAACATTAGAAGATATGCCAGGAGCCGCTTTTGCAGGGCAACACGATACTGTATTAGGTGTTAAAACACTGCCTAATTTATTAGATGCTATTCGCCAATGCTATGCATCTTTATGGCACACACACGTTATGCTCTATCGTCAGCATTTAAATTTACCCCATACTCAAGCATCGATGGCTGTTGTGTTACAAAGAATGATTAACGTCCAAGAAAATGAAGCAGCAGGAGTCGCTTTTTCTGTTGATCCGGTTCAAGGCTCTCTGTCAACTGTATTAATTAATGCAGCATTTGGATTAGGTGAAACCGTCGTTGCAGGTGAAGATCCTGTGGACGAATTTCTTATTGATAGAAAAAGTTTCGCGTTAAAACAAGAAACAATAGCTCAAAAAATAAATGCCATCGTTATGGTTGATAATGGCACTAAAATCTTACCTCTTGCTTCTGCCCAACAATCCATGTCTTCATTGACAGCAGAACAATGCAAACAAGTTGCGGAGCTTGCTATTTCAGCGGAAAGATATTTTGATTTTCCACAAGATATAGAATGGGCATTTCATGATGGAAAATTGTGGCTTTTACAATCACGCAATGTGACACAAATCGCCCCTATTTGGACAAGAGAAGAATCGGCAGAAAGGTTCCCTAATCCTATCACGCCATTAACATGGGATATGTGTGAAGCTGGTTTTCACTCATCATTAAATTTTAGCCTTAATCTTATGGGGCTCCCTTCATTTAATGGTAAATGGTTCGGGATGCAAGATTATTATATTTATGGCAACCAAAATGCGGTTTCCCTGTATAGTAATCGTCTCCCTACTTCGATGATGAATGATTTACCTACCCTATTAAAATCTTTGCCTGAAATTGCACAAAAATTCAGTTGGGTGCAGGAATTGCCTATTACTTGGATGCGTGACTTAGATAAATATTTAATCTCTATTGGCGCATTGATGAATGAACCATTGCAGGATAAAAGCTTGCCTCAATTATGGGATTATGTGCAAAGAATTAATAAGTTAGGTGCTGATTACTTTTTACCTAATATTGCCATATCCTTAACTCAGCGCTCACTCTATTCCGCATTAATGGCATTGCTAAAACTCTTCTTTAAAGAAGAAAAATATGCACATACAGCATTCGATAATTTAATTGCTATGTCTGAAACTAAAACTGGGCAAGTGAATGCGGAACTTTGGACTCTTTCTCGCTATGTGCGTCAGCACCCTCAACTTCTCAAACTTATAACATCCATTGTTCCTGAAAGCATTATGCAAGAAATTGAGGTATGTGATCCTCATTTCCACCAGCAATTTACCTTATTCTTAGCTAATCATGGTCATAGAGAATTAGATTTTGATGCATATCATCCTACTTGGTTAGATGCCCCACATATTGTATTAACTCAAATTAAAGCAATGGCAGACTTAGCAGATGATAAACAAACCGATGATCCATTAGGTAAAAAAATTCTGCAGTCAGAAACGGAATTTTCAATTATCTCTGATGCACCAGAAGAGTTGCGCTTTTTCTTACAAGAGATTATTCGATTAGCTCGTGTTTATACTGCACTTGATGACTTAGAACATTATCAAACAACTCGATTAGCTTTACCTATGCGTCGCGGATTAAAAGCATTAGGAGAGCGATTGGTTATTCGTAGCGTCTTAGATTGCCCAATGGATATTTATTTTGCTAATGAAAAACCTTTAGCTGATGCAATTCTTGCAGATAATCCTACTGAGTGGAATCAGTTACGTCATCATATATACCAAAATAAGGCGGGATATCTAAAAGCAAAATCAGTCACACCACAATGGATCTATGGTGAAGATAGTTGTAATGCACTAAATACAAATGAGCATCAATTAAAGGGACTAGCTGGTAGTGCAGGTATTGTTGAAGGTGAAGTTTATCTTGTTTATGGCCCAGAGAATTTTGCCGAATTTCCGCAGAATGCCATTTTAGTTGCAAGAACAACTAACCCTGCTTGGACAGCACTTTTTTACCGTGCATCTGGCATTATTACAGAAAGTGGTGGGCCATTATCTCATGGTGCGGTTACTGCTAGAGAATTGGGATTACCCGCAGTAATGGGTGTTCGCAATATCTTAAATATTTTAAAAAATGGGCAAAAAGTAAAGGTTGATGGACAAAAAGGTATTATAGAAATCTTATCTTAATTATTAAGCAGAAAAAGCATCTTTCAGATGCTTTTTCTGCTTAATACTATCAATCTGTCTTTTAACTGATTATTTTATTTTTTACTCTCTTTGGCGTCTTTATTAGTATCAATATCGACTTTATAAGCTGATGGTGCAAATAAAGCAACCAACCCAGCGATTAATAATATAGAAAGCAACACCATTAACATAGATGGTGCATTAAATAATAAATATGGTGTTAATAAAATAGGACTAGCCGTTAAAATAAGTGAAATAATAATAGGATAGCCTATACCTATATCTCTTATTCGTTGAGATAAAATAAGTGTAAATATGTAGACTTGTACTATTAAAAACACCATTTCTATTAGGCCATATGGTGTAAAAGAAAATTGATAGTAAAAATAACTTTCGGTAATTGACTCCATTTTTTCGGGGTAAAGTTCTATATACCATCGATCAGCTAAGTTTTCTGCAATAGAAAAGAAAATTGTCCAAGCAATTTCTAAACCTAAAAAAGAGAGTCTCCCACGTCTTTGTTGTTTCCATTGATAAGCAAGTTTAGCTTGCATAATAAATCCCTTCATTTTTAAATGATAATTTAATCCGTTTAATCATAATACACTTAATATCTTTATCAAAATAATGTATTAGTTTAAAAAATACTGCTCTTTTATCGATTAAATAAAAGAGCGGATATTATTATTAAAAATTAAAACATTCCACTTGAAAGAAAAATTAAATTATCAATAATCATCTAACCTGCTTATTGATCCACTTAATCTCTTCATTTGTGAATCGAATATTGCTTTCTTTAGTTGTATCAGTATCTAACAAGATTTTATCTTTAATTAATTTACTGACAGGCGCAATGATATTGAAATGGTCACCATTTTTAATATTATATATTTTTAATGGAATATTATGCACCATTGCAACCGCTCGTAGTTCATTAAACTCATTCCAAAAATAATCACGTCCTTCAAAATAGAAAGTTGGTGTTTTTATTGATTTAATATAGCGATATACAGAGCGAACATTAAACTCTTCTTCGTTATTTCTATCAAAAGGCAATTCAACTATCATATCACCTTCAGCTCTTAATTTAAGATCAGGTATTCCGCCCAAGGAGAAAATGGCTCTAAATTTGTCACTATATTCACTCGCTAATAATGCTCTAGTTCCTCCCGTACTATGTCCAACGACATAGATACGTTTAGAGTCAATATAAGGCAGTGAGGCTAAATATTCTCTCGCTGATTCTAAATCTTCTAATTCGCCATAAAACATTTCATAACGACCAGGGTTAGTATTTTCACCTCGGAAAGATGGGATCATCAACACCATATTGGGATCACGAAAAGTTGCACCTGTTTGGTCATTATCAACTGGTTTAGGTTGCCAAAAATAATCATCACCACCAATTCCGCCGTAGCCTCCATTTAACCAAATTACAGCAGGTAATTTCATTTTTTTATTTGCTGGAGGTGGTGTTAAATAGGCATACATATCTCCTGGTTTTGCCGAATATTTAATCACATTAAATATTTCTGGTGGTGCTTCCCAAGGCGGATCAATATTATCAAAACTGTCGTTTATAATTTCTGTTTTAAAGCGTTGATGCGCTTCATATAAAGTTTCATCACGCACTTCAATATCTGCGTTGACAGAAAAAGAACTAGCACATAGCAGGGAAAAAAATAGCGCAGGAACAACTTGTCTAAAACATATTTTATTTATATTCATATCAACTTCCCTATAGATTATTAATTTTGCGTGATAATAGCATAGGTTGTTTGGGGTTTATGAATAGGATTTTTAAGGTAAGTGGAAATTAATGCAGAAAAAAGCATCTCGATTGAGATGCTTTAAACGATATAAAATAATTAAATTTTTTAACGTTGATTTACTTATTTTGCAGTCGTACGAATCAAGTAATCAAATGCGCTAAGTGAGGCTTTTGCACCTTCACCAGCGGCAATGATGATTTGCTTATAAGGTACGGTTGTACAGTCACCTGCTGCAAACACACCTTTGATATTAGTTTCGCCACGAGCATCAACAACAATTTCACCCATCTTATTACGCTCAACAGTACCTTCTAACCACTGTGTATTAGGTAATAAACCGATTTGAACGAAAATACCTGCTAATGCAATATCATGCATAGAATCATTAGTACGATCTTTATATTTTAGACCGGTTAACTTAGTGCCATCACCATATACTTCTGTAGTTTGCGCATTTAAGATAACTTCTACATTGCTTAAGCTACGTAATTTTTTCTGTAATACCGCATCTGCTCTCATTTCTGGAGCAAATTCTAATACTGTTACGTGTTCAACTAAGCCAGCTAAGTCAATTGCAGCTTCAACACCTGAGTTACCACCACCAATAACAGCAACTCTTTTGCCTTTAAACAGTGGGCCATCACAATGTGGGCAATAAGTTACACCACGAGTACGGTATTCATTTTCACCGGGAACATTCATATTTCTCCAGCGAGCACCTGTTGCAATAATTAGGCTACGGGTTTTTAAAATTGCACCTGATGCTGTTTCAATTTGATGTAATTCCCCTTCTGATGCACCCGGAATTAAGCGACTAACAGTTTGGCTATCAATCACATCCACTTGGTAATCATCAACGTGAGCTTTTAATGCACCTGCAAGTTTTGCACCTTCAGTTTTTGGTACTGAAATGTAGTTTTCAATATCAACAGTATCAAGAACTTGACCACCAAAACGTTCGCCAATAAGGCCTGTATTTAAACCTTTACGAGCGGAATAAACAGCTGCAGATGCACCCGCAGGACCACTACCCACAATTAATACATCAAATGCAGCTTTTTGATTCAACAATTCTGCAGTACGTTTTTCTGCATTGCTGTCTACTTTGTTAACGATTTTAGCTAAGGTCATACGGCCTTGACCAAACTCGTTACCATTTAAGAATACAGCAGGAACGCCCATGATATTACGTTCCTGAATTTCATTTTGGAACATGCCTCCGTCAATCGCAGTATGTGTGATCTTCGGATTTAAAATCGCCATTAAGTTTAATGCCTGAACAACATCAGGGCAGTTATGACAAGAGAGCGAATAATAGGTTTCGAAATGAAACTCACCGTCTAACTGACGAATTTGTTCAAGTAATTCTTGTGCTTCTTTTGATGGGTGTCCACCAGTTTGCAGTAATGCTAAAACTAATGAAGTAAATTCATGGCCTAATGGTGAACCTGCAAAACGAACACCAGTTCCTTTCCCAGGGTTGGTAATAAGAAAAGATGGTTTACGTACATTTGCATTATTATCTTCACGATAAGTGACTTTATCGGATAATGGTTCGATTTCTTTTAATAGCGCTTGGATATCAGCAGAATGTTTACTGTCGTCTAATGTTGCTACTAATTCAACTGGCTGGGTTAATCGTTCTAAATAAGCTTTCAATTGAGCTTTTAAATTATTATCTAACATTTTTGCACCCTCAATAAAATCGGGTGCCGAAACACCCGATAAATAACTTTTTAGTGGCTTAATTCTTATTTAGATTTTGCCAACTAAATCCAGTGATGGAGCTAAAGTTGCATCACCTTCTTTCCATTTTGCTGGGCAAACTTCGCCTGGGTGGCTAGCTACATACTGAGCAGCTTTAACTTTACGCAGCAGGTCTGATGCATCACGGCCAATACCTTCTGCTGTGATTTCAATTGCTTGGATGATACCTTGTGGGTCAACAACGAAAGTACCACGGTCTGCAAGACCTTCGTTCTCACGCATATTTTCGAAGTTACGAGTTAATGCGCCAGTTGGATCGCCAATCATGCCATATTTGATTTTACCGATAGTTTCTGAGCTACTATGCCATGCTTTATGGGTAAAATGTGTGTCAGTAGAAACTGAGTAAATTTCTACGCCCATTTTTTGGAACTCAGCATAATGATCAGCTAAGTCACCTAATTCAGTTGGGCACACAAAAGTGAAGTCTGCAGGGTAAAAGAAAAAAACGCTCCATTTGCCTTCGACGTCCTTTTCAGTCACTTCTACGAATTGACCGTCTTTAAATGCCATGTTTTTGAATGGTTTGATTGGGGTATTAATTAAAGACATTGTATTTCCTCCTGTTTGGTATGGGACTAATGTACCTATTCCATTTGAGAATAGCTAATACATTCCTGCTATCAGTTCAATAGGTT is from Proteus columbae and encodes:
- the ahpC gene encoding alkyl hydroperoxide reductase subunit C, producing the protein MSLINTPIKPFKNMAFKDGQFVEVTEKDVEGKWSVFFFYPADFTFVCPTELGDLADHYAEFQKMGVEIYSVSTDTHFTHKAWHSSSETIGKIKYGMIGDPTGALTRNFENMRENEGLADRGTFVVDPQGIIQAIEITAEGIGRDASDLLRKVKAAQYVASHPGEVCPAKWKEGDATLAPSLDLVGKI
- a CDS encoding glycerol acyltransferase, which translates into the protein MPNSTLPSSLRKTSSSVAGSPLPFYYRFISSAIREIYFSKISLIYPSRSQAENTHPKLILCSHRNSAFDGYVALKAFPEAQALASIQLLNSRLMRLFFTGIPVVRKKDRQRLGINTNTFSSPSEAAIAHIKAGGDLLLFPEGSSEWGFQPLPYQRGAARIIRTLISEGVVFDIIPMGLFYIAPDKFSSNVEVYIGETISITSQQNNLSIREWEQNIHNEISISLNKVSVNCPTVDIFEKASKHAFIKNKEGYSYSGSFIEYQNNPYQADQDNQNIEKSSILTWRYISFLFMYILFPILLSSLIASHFADARNTISFFKILGGAIATAIWTPILVMLLFYFPIFIDISLASALFGFILIRKKGAQIC
- a CDS encoding PEP/pyruvate-binding domain-containing protein; this encodes MELIYKINEPIASEVSISGGKGASLAKTIQSLPVPDGLILSCQAYQLFITPLLSEINCLLSEKKQEIEAVSKNIRHLILQASMPEDLIHSLSSRLNELQLNNTALAVRSSGTLEDMPGAAFAGQHDTVLGVKTLPNLLDAIRQCYASLWHTHVMLYRQHLNLPHTQASMAVVLQRMINVQENEAAGVAFSVDPVQGSLSTVLINAAFGLGETVVAGEDPVDEFLIDRKSFALKQETIAQKINAIVMVDNGTKILPLASAQQSMSSLTAEQCKQVAELAISAERYFDFPQDIEWAFHDGKLWLLQSRNVTQIAPIWTREESAERFPNPITPLTWDMCEAGFHSSLNFSLNLMGLPSFNGKWFGMQDYYIYGNQNAVSLYSNRLPTSMMNDLPTLLKSLPEIAQKFSWVQELPITWMRDLDKYLISIGALMNEPLQDKSLPQLWDYVQRINKLGADYFLPNIAISLTQRSLYSALMALLKLFFKEEKYAHTAFDNLIAMSETKTGQVNAELWTLSRYVRQHPQLLKLITSIVPESIMQEIEVCDPHFHQQFTLFLANHGHRELDFDAYHPTWLDAPHIVLTQIKAMADLADDKQTDDPLGKKILQSETEFSIISDAPEELRFFLQEIIRLARVYTALDDLEHYQTTRLALPMRRGLKALGERLVIRSVLDCPMDIYFANEKPLADAILADNPTEWNQLRHHIYQNKAGYLKAKSVTPQWIYGEDSCNALNTNEHQLKGLAGSAGIVEGEVYLVYGPENFAEFPQNAILVARTTNPAWTALFYRASGIITESGGPLSHGAVTARELGLPAVMGVRNILNILKNGQKVKVDGQKGIIEILS
- the ahpF gene encoding alkyl hydroperoxide reductase subunit F, coding for MLDNNLKAQLKAYLERLTQPVELVATLDDSKHSADIQALLKEIEPLSDKVTYREDNNANVRKPSFLITNPGKGTGVRFAGSPLGHEFTSLVLALLQTGGHPSKEAQELLEQIRQLDGEFHFETYYSLSCHNCPDVVQALNLMAILNPKITHTAIDGGMFQNEIQERNIMGVPAVFLNGNEFGQGRMTLAKIVNKVDSNAEKRTAELLNQKAAFDVLIVGSGPAGASAAVYSARKGLNTGLIGERFGGQVLDTVDIENYISVPKTEGAKLAGALKAHVDDYQVDVIDSQTVSRLIPGASEGELHQIETASGAILKTRSLIIATGARWRNMNVPGENEYRTRGVTYCPHCDGPLFKGKRVAVIGGGNSGVEAAIDLAGLVEHVTVLEFAPEMRADAVLQKKLRSLSNVEVILNAQTTEVYGDGTKLTGLKYKDRTNDSMHDIALAGIFVQIGLLPNTQWLEGTVERNKMGEIVVDARGETNIKGVFAAGDCTTVPYKQIIIAAGEGAKASLSAFDYLIRTTAK
- a CDS encoding alpha/beta hydrolase family protein, which codes for MNINKICFRQVVPALFFSLLCASSFSVNADIEVRDETLYEAHQRFKTEIINDSFDNIDPPWEAPPEIFNVIKYSAKPGDMYAYLTPPPANKKMKLPAVIWLNGGYGGIGGDDYFWQPKPVDNDQTGATFRDPNMVLMIPSFRGENTNPGRYEMFYGELEDLESAREYLASLPYIDSKRIYVVGHSTGGTRALLASEYSDKFRAIFSLGGIPDLKLRAEGDMIVELPFDRNNEEEFNVRSVYRYIKSIKTPTFYFEGRDYFWNEFNELRAVAMVHNIPLKIYNIKNGDHFNIIAPVSKLIKDKILLDTDTTKESNIRFTNEEIKWINKQVR
- a CDS encoding phosphatase PAP2 family protein, whose translation is MLTTKARMLFNHLFSLQLFIIWALGTYGSWLTNATEMLFPIFLGFFLWVLLIFIGYKTQKATSHSRFYWFGLLQLIVCWTIFPLFKSIRYGLYQWSFDDILYNLDKFLWFGKSLPEWAISLQSGWLSEFLSFCYFSFYFLIIGSALFFFFSRNNTLAKNYFFGLMLMYFWGFIGYFSIPAAGPYSAFPSDFNYPVYPGAMTLFLTDLVDKGITGMDVFPSLHTGITLYIVGFFYFSGYRKIAYCLSPILIGLILATVYLHYHYGIDVVVGTLLALLVLYITCKNNKVEYGTHL